From one Dermacentor andersoni chromosome 1, qqDerAnde1_hic_scaffold, whole genome shotgun sequence genomic stretch:
- the 5PtaseI gene encoding inositol polyphosphate-5-phosphatase A isoform X4: protein MGEHIPVLLVTANVGSIFEEPRTLLPGWIGEFLRTVKQYQPSFLALHCQEVGGKNYERTMPHVSDFIRTLMGSEELSSYTAVQVFLDEDFSCVEKFTALGNLYFVHQSLRNPQIWDFQECCFRPVMAKEIHSGNIEKVFTKEKVKFPQELFPECKWSRKGFMRTRWSLQGTIFDLVNIHLFHDESNFIAMECFPSSYTKNRQGALDYTLNRIQNDKYENVPFFIFGDFNFRLDTQAVIEKVTDKAPPVQVKSAKNGDVTKVLFRDPKDENKVVLTVERKVFSLQDHEEAFYRNDGKWLQEHDKEPSLFQDRLFEFDIAFPPSYPFKEESSGPRSYMRTRCPAWCDRILLSKSAKTLVYTGPDEGGKASVVYHIMGPNVCMGDHKPVVLWFRMVPAAALCLH, encoded by the exons ATGGGCGAGCACATACCGGTGCTTCTAGTCACGGCCAACGTAGGATCCATCTTTGAAGAG CCTCGAACGCTTTTGCCGGGATGGATAGGCGAGTTCCTTCGG ACGGTGAAGCAGTATCAGCCCAGTTTTTTGGCTCTACATTGTCAAGAAGTAGGTGGGAAAAACTACGAAAGGACCATGCCCCACGTTTCCGACTTCATCAG AACTCTCATGGGCAGCGAGGAGCTCTCAAGTTACACAGCAGTCCAAGTGTTcttggacgaagacttctcctGTGTAGAAAAATTTACG GCCTTGGGCAACTTGTACTTTGTCCATCAGTCATTGAGAAACCCCCAGATCTGGGATTTTCAAG AGTGCTGCTTTCGACCAGTCATGGCAAAGGAGATTCATTCTGGAAACATAGAGAAGGTGTTCACCAAAGAAAAGGTTAAGTTTCCCCAGGAACTGTTTCCAGAG tgcaagTGGTCAAGAAAAGGCTTTATGCGAACAAGGTGGAGCTTGCAAGGCACAATATTTGACCTAGTCAATATCCATCTTTTCCATGATGAATCAAACTTCATAGCCATGGAATGT ttcccgTCTTCTTACACAAAAAATAGACAAGGAGCACTTGACTACACTCTGAACAG GATCCAGAATGACAAGTATGAAAATGTTCCATTCTTCATCTTTGGAGACTTCAATTTTAGACTTGACACGCAGGCCGTCATAGAG AAAGTTACTGATAAGGCCCCTCCAGTTCAAGTGAAAAGTGCCAAAAATGGAGATGTCACAAAAGTTCTCTTCAGGGATCCTAAAGATGAGAATAAG GTGGTGCTTACAGTGGAAAGAAAAGTGTTCTCTCTTCAAGACCATGAGGAGGCTTTCTACCGAAATGATGGAAAATGG CTCCAAGAGCATGACAAAGAACCGAGCCTGTTCCAGGACCGTCTTTTTGAATTTGACATTGCCTTCCCGCCAAG CTATCCATTCAAAGAGGAGTCCTCGGGTCCCCGCAGTTACATGCGGACACGCTGTCCTGCCTGGTGTGACCGCATTTTGCTCAGCAAATCGGCCAAGACCCTGGTGTACACG GGCCCTGACGAAGGTGGCAAGGCATCTGTGGTGTACCACATAATGGGGCCGAATGTGTGCATGGGCGACCACAAG CCTGTGGTGCTGTGGTTCCGCATGGTCCCTGCTGCAG CATTGTGTTTGCATTAA
- the 5PtaseI gene encoding inositol polyphosphate-5-phosphatase A isoform X2, giving the protein MGEHIPVLLVTANVGSIFEEPRTLLPGWIGEFLRTVKQYQPSFLALHCQEVGGKNYERTMPHVSDFIRTLMGSEELSSYTAVQVFLDEDFSCVEKFTALGNLYFVHQSLRNPQIWDFQECCFRPVMAKEIHSGNIEKVFTKEKVKFPQELFPECKWSRKGFMRTRWSLQGTIFDLVNIHLFHDESNFIAMECFPSSYTKNRQGALDYTLNRIQNDKYENVPFFIFGDFNFRLDTQAVIEKVTDKAPPVQVKSAKNGDVTKVLFRDPKDENKVVLTVERKVFSLQDHEEAFYRNDGKWLQEHDKEPSLFQDRLFEFDIAFPPSYPFKEESSGPRSYMRTRCPAWCDRILLSKSAKTLVYTGPDEGGKASVVYHIMGPNVCMGDHKPVVLWFRMVPAAGTCPPGCVAKGEAHKGASPHRSSRLLRGCPAGCRLL; this is encoded by the exons ATGGGCGAGCACATACCGGTGCTTCTAGTCACGGCCAACGTAGGATCCATCTTTGAAGAG CCTCGAACGCTTTTGCCGGGATGGATAGGCGAGTTCCTTCGG ACGGTGAAGCAGTATCAGCCCAGTTTTTTGGCTCTACATTGTCAAGAAGTAGGTGGGAAAAACTACGAAAGGACCATGCCCCACGTTTCCGACTTCATCAG AACTCTCATGGGCAGCGAGGAGCTCTCAAGTTACACAGCAGTCCAAGTGTTcttggacgaagacttctcctGTGTAGAAAAATTTACG GCCTTGGGCAACTTGTACTTTGTCCATCAGTCATTGAGAAACCCCCAGATCTGGGATTTTCAAG AGTGCTGCTTTCGACCAGTCATGGCAAAGGAGATTCATTCTGGAAACATAGAGAAGGTGTTCACCAAAGAAAAGGTTAAGTTTCCCCAGGAACTGTTTCCAGAG tgcaagTGGTCAAGAAAAGGCTTTATGCGAACAAGGTGGAGCTTGCAAGGCACAATATTTGACCTAGTCAATATCCATCTTTTCCATGATGAATCAAACTTCATAGCCATGGAATGT ttcccgTCTTCTTACACAAAAAATAGACAAGGAGCACTTGACTACACTCTGAACAG GATCCAGAATGACAAGTATGAAAATGTTCCATTCTTCATCTTTGGAGACTTCAATTTTAGACTTGACACGCAGGCCGTCATAGAG AAAGTTACTGATAAGGCCCCTCCAGTTCAAGTGAAAAGTGCCAAAAATGGAGATGTCACAAAAGTTCTCTTCAGGGATCCTAAAGATGAGAATAAG GTGGTGCTTACAGTGGAAAGAAAAGTGTTCTCTCTTCAAGACCATGAGGAGGCTTTCTACCGAAATGATGGAAAATGG CTCCAAGAGCATGACAAAGAACCGAGCCTGTTCCAGGACCGTCTTTTTGAATTTGACATTGCCTTCCCGCCAAG CTATCCATTCAAAGAGGAGTCCTCGGGTCCCCGCAGTTACATGCGGACACGCTGTCCTGCCTGGTGTGACCGCATTTTGCTCAGCAAATCGGCCAAGACCCTGGTGTACACG GGCCCTGACGAAGGTGGCAAGGCATCTGTGGTGTACCACATAATGGGGCCGAATGTGTGCATGGGCGACCACAAG CCTGTGGTGCTGTGGTTCCGCATGGTCCCTGCTGCAGGTACGTGCCCCCCGGGCTGTGTTGCTAAAGGCGAGGCGCACAAGGGTGCCAGCCCGCACCGGTCCTCGAGGTTGCTTAGGGGCTGCCCAGCTGGGTGCCGCCTCCTGTGA
- the 5PtaseI gene encoding inositol polyphosphate-5-phosphatase A isoform X1, with protein sequence MGEHIPVLLVTANVGSIFEEPRTLLPGWIGEFLRTVKQYQPSFLALHCQEVGGKNYERTMPHVSDFIRTLMGSEELSSYTAVQVFLDEDFSCVEKFTALGNLYFVHQSLRNPQIWDFQECCFRPVMAKEIHSGNIEKVFTKEKVKFPQELFPECKWSRKGFMRTRWSLQGTIFDLVNIHLFHDESNFIAMECFPSSYTKNRQGALDYTLNRIQNDKYENVPFFIFGDFNFRLDTQAVIEKVTDKAPPVQVKSAKNGDVTKVLFRDPKDENKVVLTVERKVFSLQDHEEAFYRNDGKWLQEHDKEPSLFQDRLFEFDIAFPPSYPFKEESSGPRSYMRTRCPAWCDRILLSKSAKTLVYTGPDEGGKASVVYHIMGPNVCMGDHKVRAPRAVLLKARRTRVPARTGPRGCLGAAQLGAASCDHFPHVHGSPVLLCMVAVSEAGPGGSSHPLHPGQGSRLTCAHLPRNHRVNLPLDSIIPFC encoded by the exons ATGGGCGAGCACATACCGGTGCTTCTAGTCACGGCCAACGTAGGATCCATCTTTGAAGAG CCTCGAACGCTTTTGCCGGGATGGATAGGCGAGTTCCTTCGG ACGGTGAAGCAGTATCAGCCCAGTTTTTTGGCTCTACATTGTCAAGAAGTAGGTGGGAAAAACTACGAAAGGACCATGCCCCACGTTTCCGACTTCATCAG AACTCTCATGGGCAGCGAGGAGCTCTCAAGTTACACAGCAGTCCAAGTGTTcttggacgaagacttctcctGTGTAGAAAAATTTACG GCCTTGGGCAACTTGTACTTTGTCCATCAGTCATTGAGAAACCCCCAGATCTGGGATTTTCAAG AGTGCTGCTTTCGACCAGTCATGGCAAAGGAGATTCATTCTGGAAACATAGAGAAGGTGTTCACCAAAGAAAAGGTTAAGTTTCCCCAGGAACTGTTTCCAGAG tgcaagTGGTCAAGAAAAGGCTTTATGCGAACAAGGTGGAGCTTGCAAGGCACAATATTTGACCTAGTCAATATCCATCTTTTCCATGATGAATCAAACTTCATAGCCATGGAATGT ttcccgTCTTCTTACACAAAAAATAGACAAGGAGCACTTGACTACACTCTGAACAG GATCCAGAATGACAAGTATGAAAATGTTCCATTCTTCATCTTTGGAGACTTCAATTTTAGACTTGACACGCAGGCCGTCATAGAG AAAGTTACTGATAAGGCCCCTCCAGTTCAAGTGAAAAGTGCCAAAAATGGAGATGTCACAAAAGTTCTCTTCAGGGATCCTAAAGATGAGAATAAG GTGGTGCTTACAGTGGAAAGAAAAGTGTTCTCTCTTCAAGACCATGAGGAGGCTTTCTACCGAAATGATGGAAAATGG CTCCAAGAGCATGACAAAGAACCGAGCCTGTTCCAGGACCGTCTTTTTGAATTTGACATTGCCTTCCCGCCAAG CTATCCATTCAAAGAGGAGTCCTCGGGTCCCCGCAGTTACATGCGGACACGCTGTCCTGCCTGGTGTGACCGCATTTTGCTCAGCAAATCGGCCAAGACCCTGGTGTACACG GGCCCTGACGAAGGTGGCAAGGCATCTGTGGTGTACCACATAATGGGGCCGAATGTGTGCATGGGCGACCACAAG GTACGTGCCCCCCGGGCTGTGTTGCTAAAGGCGAGGCGCACAAGGGTGCCAGCCCGCACCGGTCCTCGAGGTTGCTTAGGGGCTGCCCAGCTGGGTGCCGCCTCCTGTGACCACTTCCCACATGTGCATGGCTCCCCCGTTCTGTTGTGCATGGT
- the 5PtaseI gene encoding inositol polyphosphate-5-phosphatase A isoform X3 has translation MGEHIPVLLVTANVGSIFEEPRTLLPGWIGEFLRTVKQYQPSFLALHCQEVGGKNYERTMPHVSDFIRTLMGSEELSSYTAVQVFLDEDFSCVEKFTALGNLYFVHQSLRNPQIWDFQECCFRPVMAKEIHSGNIEKVFTKEKVKFPQELFPECKWSRKGFMRTRWSLQGTIFDLVNIHLFHDESNFIAMECFPSSYTKNRQGALDYTLNRIQNDKYENVPFFIFGDFNFRLDTQAVIEKVTDKAPPVQVKSAKNGDVTKVLFRDPKDENKVVLTVERKVFSLQDHEEAFYRNDGKWLQEHDKEPSLFQDRLFEFDIAFPPSYPFKEESSGPRSYMRTRCPAWCDRILLSKSAKTLVYTGPDEGGKASVVYHIMGPNVCMGDHKPVVLWFRMVPAAEPCQKPALEEAATRYIQVKVPGSPVRIFRETTV, from the exons ATGGGCGAGCACATACCGGTGCTTCTAGTCACGGCCAACGTAGGATCCATCTTTGAAGAG CCTCGAACGCTTTTGCCGGGATGGATAGGCGAGTTCCTTCGG ACGGTGAAGCAGTATCAGCCCAGTTTTTTGGCTCTACATTGTCAAGAAGTAGGTGGGAAAAACTACGAAAGGACCATGCCCCACGTTTCCGACTTCATCAG AACTCTCATGGGCAGCGAGGAGCTCTCAAGTTACACAGCAGTCCAAGTGTTcttggacgaagacttctcctGTGTAGAAAAATTTACG GCCTTGGGCAACTTGTACTTTGTCCATCAGTCATTGAGAAACCCCCAGATCTGGGATTTTCAAG AGTGCTGCTTTCGACCAGTCATGGCAAAGGAGATTCATTCTGGAAACATAGAGAAGGTGTTCACCAAAGAAAAGGTTAAGTTTCCCCAGGAACTGTTTCCAGAG tgcaagTGGTCAAGAAAAGGCTTTATGCGAACAAGGTGGAGCTTGCAAGGCACAATATTTGACCTAGTCAATATCCATCTTTTCCATGATGAATCAAACTTCATAGCCATGGAATGT ttcccgTCTTCTTACACAAAAAATAGACAAGGAGCACTTGACTACACTCTGAACAG GATCCAGAATGACAAGTATGAAAATGTTCCATTCTTCATCTTTGGAGACTTCAATTTTAGACTTGACACGCAGGCCGTCATAGAG AAAGTTACTGATAAGGCCCCTCCAGTTCAAGTGAAAAGTGCCAAAAATGGAGATGTCACAAAAGTTCTCTTCAGGGATCCTAAAGATGAGAATAAG GTGGTGCTTACAGTGGAAAGAAAAGTGTTCTCTCTTCAAGACCATGAGGAGGCTTTCTACCGAAATGATGGAAAATGG CTCCAAGAGCATGACAAAGAACCGAGCCTGTTCCAGGACCGTCTTTTTGAATTTGACATTGCCTTCCCGCCAAG CTATCCATTCAAAGAGGAGTCCTCGGGTCCCCGCAGTTACATGCGGACACGCTGTCCTGCCTGGTGTGACCGCATTTTGCTCAGCAAATCGGCCAAGACCCTGGTGTACACG GGCCCTGACGAAGGTGGCAAGGCATCTGTGGTGTACCACATAATGGGGCCGAATGTGTGCATGGGCGACCACAAG CCTGTGGTGCTGTGGTTCCGCATGGTCCCTGCTGCAG